aaaaaccaacatttgtatacaagctgtacgaatatcatgacattcactttggtagtcgccttcttaatgttagtctgtacggaatacacggatcggattcttgttggcctggcacctgtttagtaactggatgaacgctttttacgcctggtatgcatggataatactcgactcttctatagtttaaccgctactgctgggactgtatattatgtacttacggtagtactatcaagcctcttcttccaaatagatttcatggaaaacctaaaattcgcatgtttgattgacatttagccgctaatatacaatcatccaagatatatttatctatcgcaggttcggtctaatgtcccgttatactatagatcacatggcttctggtactttgagatcatgctaacggcgagaagggaagtgtgtttcaaagaaaagggatgtttagccgggaagttagcgtctaaaatatataaccgatagtctcaacttagatgcacagatggacataattaatccttgtacggtttgtacctacttgactcctcagtttaagcagaactgtagtttctcgggactaaagtcagcataatcaataaaaaggtttgttcagccactggttcaccatcaactaccttgtttcgacttcgtaccgactgtgttattgtagcacatatcaatcccttaaatagggatattattcccaaaacaaccggatcgtgttggctaggtgaactaatcacgtttcataaatacaatcagtgaaagctcttttgatttccatgaacggagttacatattagattctcttcgctcccatggtatttagtaagttaacattgaaacgtatccagtgtaaagtttgaacgtaatccagctttacttctatgttgttatgttaaccaaataagtttcatcgttgttgatatttcattgacatgttgataacataaatactaacaaaccacggttttggatgggattacttttaacaccgcataatatgctaaaagtaccattcaggtacgatatgaagcggagttacaaaccggttcactggtatggagttatctgggtgcgataattcgacatagctgtgatgttaaggagcataggagatgctacacgccttaattggtactgcattgatataattatcgtacaagcactcagctagttattgagagacactcacgagcccaaaaccataacttcgtaatctcaatggtttgtgatagaaccataacacaatgatctttacacagttcaaccctgtattataaaatccagtagactcatgtccttgtcgtttatataaatctattaatgcttgtcaagttccttgtatctagtgttgatgtacaacagacgctctccttgttccactacctaaccataatctattgttccagatattaaggaatgtacgcttcatataactacacaacgttatgccaagaaggataccagattaccctgattatctttgttatattaatacatggtgttcaattggttctatatccacaatagttatcatcttaactatgctctgcattaagtatagtggtatccagcgtatattgaaaaccaacatttgtatacaagctgtacgaatatcatgacattcactttggtagtcgccttcttaatgttagtctgtacggaatacacggatcggattcttgttggcctggcacctgtttagtaactggatgaacgctttttacgcctggtatgcatggataatactcgactcttctatagtttaaccgctatgctgggactgtatattatgtacttacggtagtactatcaagcctcttcttccaaatagatttcatggaaaacctaaaattcgcatgtttgattgacatttagccgctaatatacaatcatccaagatatatttatctatcgcaggttcggtctaatgtcccgttatactatatagatcacatggcttctggtactttgagatcatgctaacggcgagaagggaagtgtgtttcaaagaaaagggatgtttagccgggaagttagcgtctaaaatatataaccgatagtctcaacttagatgcacagatggacataattaatccttgtacggtttgtacctacttgatcctcagtttaagttaaggagtcctttgtttacagcttgtaccgttactttcaggagcataccgttaaattcgatgatcttatgtgttcactcaaatcgaataaacaaagacattatagttcctagaatactgaagatgactccggttatgagatacagacaaccaagttctttatgattgcagtacaccaccaccccactggactgcttaagacagctaaaagtgttggatttcaatatcctactacattaagattattccacatcggttatgttctaggcgtaatatatggattcttgttctcactcatcttaacagcgagagaaaactactactcagatgctagtctaatcagtagcatcgtacttggagttatcatctctgagacaggattatttatcagctttttctggggagtatatactacgagttggactactggtttagatcttgaaggtctttgtttaccggatccaagttctcttgtgcttttcatgaccatcatgttaagtgcattaagtatagtggtatccagcgtatatttgaaaaaccaacatttgtatacaagctgtacgaatatcatgacattcactttggtagtcgccttcttaatgttagtctgtacggaatacttaggactatctctttatattaatgataatgcatttggtaatggacttttcatcttaactggtatacattttagccatgttattgttggagctatccttgtattcttcactcaaagtatctatagttctttagttacttacatgcctacaagctctataatgctaagcaaatctaaaggtatgttatgcaagatctttacagaaccattcactattttatatctacactttgtagaaaccatgtggatatttaatccacattacattctatctctaaatcatataacggtcgtaaggtacgccggggataacaggtcagataatattgggagttctaatcctcggattgtatcagcacctccatgtcggctcattactcccttgttattgaacaagattcagttaggaacgctagttcaccgtcagatgtaatacgtgagctgggttaagaacgtctggagacagtttgttccctatctaccatattatctaattggtttaattttcttacaaacggcttttggtttgattgaattatcgcacccagataactccataccagtgaaccggtttgtaactccgcttcatatcgtacctgaatggtactttttagcatattatgcggtgttaaaagtaatcccatccaaaaccggtggtttgttagtatttatgtcctctctcattaacttagctctttatctgaaattcgagctttgaatactcgaatgttgatacgacaacattttatgactcgaaatgtagtcagtggatgggtaattatttgggtatacagtatgatcttcttgattattattggtagtgctattccacaagcgacttatatcttatatggtagattagctactatcgtatatcttactaccggattggttctatgcttatactaaatcaatagttataatgactacagcttccaagcaaacatgattaccgtgatattgaaatccaacacttttagctgtcttaagcagtccagtggggtggtgtactgcaatcataaagaacttggttgtctgtatctcataaccggagtcatcttcagtattctaggaactataatgtctttgtttattcgatttgagtgaacacataagatcatcgaatttaacggtatgctcctgaaagtaacggtacaagctgtaaacaaaggactccttaacttaaactgaggagtcaagtaggtacaaaccgtacaaggattaattatgtccatctgtgcatctaagttgagactatcggttatatattttagacgctaacttcccggctaaactttgacttattaaaccagcctgggatcataaaagtactatgtatggtaagattgagcgtgaacattggatgtcaccatggttatagttacggtacatatataaaatctacagtacgatttgagatttgttacgtgacgagcggtgtgtttaagactagtttacatgcgctcattttaatatgtagttatttaacgaagttctattgtgctagcatggtttcgagaacacaccaaatttccatgagtctattccgggcacacctcgtcttttatcggtgtgctctcaatctaaattcatcttataactttggtttcttagttgcaattacctttgtactccaaataattacaggtatcactttagcgttccgatatacttctgaagcatcttgtgcatttgctagtgttcaacatctagttagagaggtagcagcaggatgggaatttaggatgttgcatgcaacaactgcttctttcgtcttcttgtgtatcttaatacacatgtctcgaggtatgtataactccagctatagttatttaactactgcttggatgtctggtttagttttatatctacttactatagccactgctttcctcggttatgtactac
The DNA window shown above is from Besnoitia besnoiti strain Bb-Ger1 chromosome Unknown contig00127, whole genome shotgun sequence and carries:
- a CDS encoding cytochrome c oxidase subunit iii subfamily protein (encoded by transcript BESB_022130), whose translation is MDIINPCTVCTYLTPQFKQNCSFSGLKYDMKRSYKPVHWYGVIWNTEDDSGYEIQTTKFFMIAVHHHPTGLLKTAKSVGFQYPTTLRLFHIGYVLGVIYGFLFSLILTARENYYSDASLISSIVLGVIISETGLFISFFWGVYTTSWTTGLDLEGLCLPDPSSLVLFMTIMLSALSIVVSSVYLKNQHLYTSCTNIMTFTLVVAFLMLVSYYAVLKVIPSKTGGLLVFMSSLINLALYLKFEL